The Geomonas agri genome contains the following window.
CCCATCCGCAGCGAGATTTAGCATTACGAAAATGTAATTATTTTGTAATGTTACAGTCTGATTGTTTCCGCCAAGTCCACAATCCCCTCCGTCATACGCCGGCTTTAGAGCGCTGAATTTCCTGGCAAGCAGCCTGCACCCCCGCAGATACATGATTTATGATGATGTATATCAGTATGTTGCAAGCTTTTTTGCGCCTGGCTTCCGTTTGGTACGGTGCTTGTAATAACAGGAGTCATACACCATGGATCATGCAAACCACATTTGAAGCAATAGGCCTCGAAAAGAAATCATCTGTCAACCAACTACTCTTTACAGAGTAACCCGCCGTCAGGCGGGAACAAACACAGGAGGAAGCACATGAAGACCAAGATTGCAGTACTCGCAGCAGCAGCGCTTCTGATCAGCGCACCGGCAGCATTCGCGTTCCACTCCGGCGGTGTCGCCGAGTGCGAAGGGTGCCACTCGATGCACAACTCGTTCGAAGGTTCCGCCAACGTCACCGGCATGGCCCAGTACCAGTCCGGCCCGTACCTGTTGAAAGCCCAGGATCAGTCCGGTGCCTGCCTGAACTGCCACAACTCCGCTGACACCACCGGTTCCGGCTACCACATCTCCACCGCCAACGTTACCCCCAACGACAGCACCCGCGCCGTTGAAGGCACCCCGGGCGGCGACTTTGCCTGGCTGAAAAAAACCATGGTCTACAGCATCCGCGGCGCAGCTACTACCATGGACGGCGACCGCCACGGCCACAACATCGTTGCTGTTGACTACGGCTACAGCGCTGACAAGACCCTGACCGCAGCCCCTGGCGGCACCTACCCGGCAGCCAACTTGGCCTGCTCCTCCTGCCACGATCCCCACGGCAAATACCGTCGCTTTGCTGACGGCACCAAGGCAACCACCGGCCTGCCGATCTTCGCTTCCGGTTCCTACACCTCCAGCGCCGCCCCGATCTCCGGCGTGTCCGCAGTCGGCGTCTACCGCCTGCTGGCCGGCAAAGGTTACCAGCCTAAATCCCTGTCCGGCTCCTACGCCTTCGTCAACGATTCCCCTGACGCAGTTGCCAAGTCCACCTACAACGGTGTATCCGCCGACCTGACTGCTGCAAACTCGAAAGACCTGGTTGCCTACGGCCAGGGCATGTCCGAGTACTGCGCCAACTGCCACACCGCCATGCTTGAAAACAGCTACACCTCCGGCATGAAAGGCCTTGTCCACCCGGCCGGCAACGCTGCCAAACTGACCGCAGCAATCGCTGGCAACTACAATGCCTATGTATCCTCCGGCATCATGACCGGCACCGTCGGCTACAGCGCTCTGGCACCGTATGAGCAGGGCACCAACGACTACACCGCCCTGAAGGCTTTCGTGGCTGCTCCGACCGCAGCCAGCACCAGCAACAACGTACTCTGCCTCTCCTGCCACCGCGCCCACGCTACCGGTTTCGAGAGCATGGCCCGCTACAACCTGTCCAACGAGTTCATGACTGTTGCCGACGCCGCCGGCGTCGCCCTGTATGACTCCAGCACCACGGAAGGCAAGATCAACGCCGGCCTGAGCGTCCAGCAGCAGACCGATGCCTACAACGGCCGTCCTGCCACCGTGTTTGGTCCTTACGCTCGTAACTACTGCAACAAGTGCCACGCTAAAGACTAATCGGCTGAATCTAGCATTTACTGCAACTGCATGAAGCAACCTGGCCGGGGAGAAATCCCCGGCCTTTTTTTATCCGCATCGGCAAAACATGCTTCACCTGCTTTGCCAGTATCGTATCTGTACGCATCTTGCTCCCTACTGGAGGCGACTGGTCCCCCGGACCCCGGGACAACTGACGACCCGACTGTCGCCTCTGCGCAGAGGATAAACGCAAAAGGCCGGGGAGAGTCCCCGGCCTTTTGTCCGTTCTATTTTACTGGCGGGTTCATTCAGGGCGTACTTCAAGAACATATCCGGAGCCGCGCACCGTGTGAATCAGCTTGACCTCGTACGGGTCGTCGACCTTTGCCCGCAGGCGGCGCATATGCACATCAACAACGTTGGATTCCGTCTCGAAGCGTATGTTCCAGATCCGCTCGGCAATCCGGACCCGTGACATAACCTCCCCGGAACGGTGCATCAACAAGGAGAGCAAGGCAAACTCCTTTGGAGTGAGATCCAGGCGCTTCCCTCCGCGCGTGGCCCGGTGGGCGTGTACGTTGAGTTCCAGGTCGGCCACCTGAAGGACATCCTGTTTCAGGGTCGGCCCGCGCCTCAGAACAGTTTTGATCCTCGCGAGCAGTTCTGAAAAGCCAAATGGCTTTGCCACGTAATCATCTGCACCCAGTTCCAGCCCCCGGACACGGTCCTGCATCCCGTCCAGGGCCGTGAGCATTATAACGGGAGTCTCTGTCCCACGTCGCCGCAGTTCCGCGATGACCGACCAGCCGTCGCGCTTCGGCAGCATCAGGTCCAACAGGACCATGTCATACTCAGTGGACAGGGCCATTTGCAGGCCCTCCTCGCCATCTCCGGCGACATCTGCGACATAGCCACACTCGGTGAGTCCCTGTTTGATGAACGCCGCTACTTTGGGTTCGTCTTCGATAATCAGCACATGCATACGTCATCCTTCCTTTCTGAATTGGTCCTGAAGCCCGGCGGCGGGCATACAGGGGAACCGAAGCGTGATGCAGGTCCCCCTCCCGGGCTGGTTTGCAGCGGTGACGCTCCCCCCGTGCAGGTCCATGATCGCCTTGACAATCGTAAGCCCGAGTCCGGAACCGAACGGATAGTTCGACCGCGCAAGGTCTCCTCGGTAGAGGTGGTCAAAGATCCTTCCCTGATCTTCTTCAGCAATTCCGTATCCTGTATCACGGACTGCCACTTCAACCGCTTCCCCATCAACTTGGCTGACCCTCAGGTCGATTGCAACGCCAATCGGAGAATAGGTGAGGGAATTGGCCAGCAGGTTGCTCACGGCCCGATTGAACAGGTGCGGGTCGCCCACAAGGGTTGCCGCGCCATGACACGACAGGGTGGCGCACCGTTCTTCGGCAAGCGCCTCGTAATATTCGAAAAGGTTCCCAATCTCCTCGGCCGGGTCGAACCGGGTCTGCTCAACCGGAATGGCGCCGCATTCAGCGCGCTCCAGAAACAGCACATTATCGATAATCCGTGACACACGCAAGCATTCTTCCCGGCCGGATTCCAGTACGCGCTGGTATTCCTCGGGGGACCTGTCCCTGAAAAGGGCGACTTCGGCCTCCCCGATGACAGTCGTGATCGGGGTTCGCAATTCGTGAGCCAAGCTTGAAGTATACTCGGTCAAGCGCTTGAAGGAGACCTCCAGTCTATCGAGCATGGCATTGAGGACGGCGGCAAACCGTCTCAGTTCCACCGGCCAGTTGTCGGAATCGATTCGATTGTCAAGCGTCGGGGCTGTAACCCGTGTGGAAAAATCAGCAATTACATCCAGAGGGCGCAACTGCTGGCGGAGAACCAGGTATCCGAGCAGAAGGGAAACAAGTATGCTGACCAGGAGCAGCAGGAATATTACTTCGTGATTTTCTGTGTCAATCTCAACTTCCGTGGTCACATCAAGTGCAATCTGGATAGACACCTGCTTGTCGTTGGGTGGGGAGGGGTGCACTTCCGATGCCAGCAGGAAGTAGCGGCCGTTGGGGGCTTGCACGATCTCCTCGTCGCCATACCCGCCTTTCAGAGTCGCCGGCGAAAACAAATGTGAAGGGATGTTATCCTGCATACCGGCGGATTCAAGTATGGTGAGGCCCGAACTGTCTAGGATGCGCGTCAGTATCTCCGGATTGGGACCATAGGCGGTTTCCCATTCCAGGTTCTTCTGCAGGACGTCCCGGTAGTCGGGCCTGCTGTCGATAATAAAGCGCAGCGTCGCCAACCTGTTTTCGATGCGCTTCTCTTGGTGCAGGGAAAAACTCGCGTCGATCCTGTGTTCCACAAACATAGCGCCTGCGCACAACAAGATAAAGAGCAGGCTGCCCGAGATAAGCATCAGCCTGGTCTTTATGGAGCAACTGTCATACCTGTCGGATAGTTTCATCTGTAGGAGCAGACCTCTGTGTGTGCTATCGAGCCGGGTTCGCTGCAGATAATACTATTTGCAGGCATCCTGAAGATAGTATTTTCTCTGCACGACGTATACCTATTTATCCGTGCCATTTCTTATCCCATCCGCAGCGAGATTTAGCATTACGAAAATGTAATTATTTTGTAATGTTACAGTCTGATTGTTTCCGCCAAGTCCACAATCCCCTCCGTCATACGCCGGCTTTAGAGCGCTGAATTTCCTGGCAAGCAGCCTGCACCCCCGCAGATACATGATTTATGATGATGTATATCAGTATGTTGCAAGCTTTTTTGCGCCTGGCTTCCGTTTGGTACGGTGCTTGTAATAACAGGAGTCATACACCATGGATCATGCAAACCACATTTGAAGCAATAGGCCTCGAAAAGAAATCATCTGTCAACCAACTACTCTTTACAGAGTAACCCGCCGTCAGGCGGGAACAAACACAGGAGGAAGCACATGAAGACCAAGATTGCAGTACTCGCAGCAGCAGCGCTTCTGATCAGCGCACCGGCAGCATTCGCGTTCCACTCCGGCGGTGTCGCCGAGTGCGAAGGGTGCCACTCGATGCACAACTCGTTCGAAGGTTCCGCCAACGTCACCGGCATGGCCCAGTACCAGTCCGGCCCGTACCTGTTGAAAGCCCAGGATCAGTCCGGTGCCTGCCTGAACTGCCACAACTCCGCTGACACCACCGGTTCCGGCTACCACATCTCCACCGCCAACGTTACCCCCAACGACAGCACCCGCGCCGTTGAAGGCACCCCGGGCGGCGACTTTGCCTGGCTGAAAAAAACCATGGTCTACAGCATCCGCGGCGCAGCTACTACCATGGACGGCGACCGCCACGGCCACAACATCGTTGCTGTTGACTACGGCTACAGCGCTGACAAGACCCTGACCGCAGCCCCTGGCGGCACCTACCCGGCAGCCAACTTGGCCTGCTCCTCCTGCCACGATCCCCACGGCAAATACCGTCGCTTTGCTGACGGCACCAAGGCAACCACCGGCCTGCCGATCTTCGCTTCCGGTTCCTACACCTCCAGCGCCGCCCCGATCTCCGGCGTGTCCGCAGTCGGCGTCTACCGCCTGCTGGCCGGCAAAGGTTACCAGCCTAAATCCCTGTCCGGCTCCTACGCCTTCGTCAACGATTCCCCTGACGCAGTTGCCAAGTCCACCTACAACGGTGTATCCGCCGACCTGACTGCTGCAAACTCGAAAGACCTGGTTGCCTACGGCCAGGGCATGTCCGAGTACTGCGCCAACTGCCACACCGCCATGCTTGAAAACAGCTACACCTCCGGCATGAAAGGCCTTGTCCACCCGGCCGGCAACGCTGCCAAACTGACCGCAGCAATCGCTGGCAACTACAATGCCTATGTATCCTCCGGCATCATGACCGGCACCGTCGGCTACAGCGCTCTGGCACCGTATGAGCAGGGCACCAACGACTACACCGCCCTGAAGGCTTTCGTGGCTGCTCCGACCGCAGCCAGCACCAGCAACAACGTACTCTGCCTCTCCTGCCACCGCGCCCACGCTACCGGTTTCGAGAGCATGGCCCGCTACAACCTGTCCAACGAGTTCATGACTGTTGCCGACGCCGCCGGCGTCGCCCTGTATGACTCCAGCACCACGGAAGGCAAGATCAACGCCGGCCTGAGCGTCCAGCAGCAGACCGATGCCTACAACGGCCGTCCTGCCACCGTGTTTGGTCCTTACGCTCGTAACTACTGCAACAAGTGCCACGCTAAAGACTAATCGGCTGAATCTAGCATTTACTGCAACTGCATGAAGCAACCTGGCCGGGGAGAAATCCCCGGCCTTTTTTTATCCGCATCGGCAAAACATGCTTCACCTGCTTTGCCAGTATCGTATCTGTACGCATCTTGCTCCCTACTGGAGGCGACTGGTCCCCCGGACCCCGGGACAACTGACGACCCGACTGTCGCTCTTACGCAGATGATGAACGCAGAAGGCCGGGAATTGCCCCCGGCTTTTCTTCGTTCGGTTATTTCACTGGCGTCATTCAGCGCTATGACGCAAAGCAGCGTCACCATATCCCGAAACCTGCCCGGTCAGCGTTCTGACAAATATGACATTTTCGTAATCATACCGTAATGTTGTGTTCATTTTTTTGCTGGCATCACGTTTTGGCACGCTGCGTGTAATGTCAATCACAAACAGCGTACGCAACGCACTTTAGAAGCAATCGGCCCTAAATCGAAGCCATCTGTCAACCAACTACTCTTCACAGAGTACCCAGCCGCAAGGCGGGAAACAACACAGGAGGAAGCACATGAAAACCAAGATTGCAGTACTCGCAACAGCAGCGCTTCTGATCAGCGCACCGGCAGCATTCGCGTTCCACTCCGGCGGCGTCGCCGAGTGCGAAGGGTGCCACTCGATGCACAACTCGTTCGAAGGTTCCGCCAACGCCACCGGTTTGCCCCAGTACGAGTCCGGCCCCTACCTGCTGAAAGCCAACGATCAGTCCGGCTCCTGCCTGAACTGCCACGAAGCTGGTCCGGGCAGCTACCACATCTCTACCCCGAGCAACGCAATCGGACCGAATGACAGCACTGTTCCGGTGCAGTTAACCCCGGGCGGCGACTTTGCCTGGCTGAAAAAAACCATGCCGTACGCCATCCGCGGTGCAGCTGCCACCTTCGACGGCGATCGCCACGGCCACAACATCGTTGCTTCCGACTTTGGCTACACCGCTGACAAGACCCTGACTACCGCTCCTGGCGGCACCTACCCGGCGGCCAACCTGGCTTGCTCCTCCTGCCACGATCCGCACGGCACTTATCGTCGTTTTGCTGACGGTACCCAGAAGCGCACCGGCCTGCCGATCTTCGCTTCCGGTTCCTACACCTCCAGCGCCGCCC
Protein-coding sequences here:
- a CDS encoding heavy metal response regulator transcription factor, which translates into the protein MHVLIIEDEPKVAAFIKQGLTECGYVADVAGDGEEGLQMALSTEYDMVLLDLMLPKRDGWSVIAELRRRGTETPVIMLTALDGMQDRVRGLELGADDYVAKPFGFSELLARIKTVLRRGPTLKQDVLQVADLELNVHAHRATRGGKRLDLTPKEFALLSLLMHRSGEVMSRVRIAERIWNIRFETESNVVDVHMRRLRAKVDDPYEVKLIHTVRGSGYVLEVRPE
- a CDS encoding heavy metal sensor histidine kinase — protein: MKLSDRYDSCSIKTRLMLISGSLLFILLCAGAMFVEHRIDASFSLHQEKRIENRLATLRFIIDSRPDYRDVLQKNLEWETAYGPNPEILTRILDSSGLTILESAGMQDNIPSHLFSPATLKGGYGDEEIVQAPNGRYFLLASEVHPSPPNDKQVSIQIALDVTTEVEIDTENHEVIFLLLLVSILVSLLLGYLVLRQQLRPLDVIADFSTRVTAPTLDNRIDSDNWPVELRRFAAVLNAMLDRLEVSFKRLTEYTSSLAHELRTPITTVIGEAEVALFRDRSPEEYQRVLESGREECLRVSRIIDNVLFLERAECGAIPVEQTRFDPAEEIGNLFEYYEALAEERCATLSCHGAATLVGDPHLFNRAVSNLLANSLTYSPIGVAIDLRVSQVDGEAVEVAVRDTGYGIAEEDQGRIFDHLYRGDLARSNYPFGSGLGLTIVKAIMDLHGGSVTAANQPGRGTCITLRFPCMPAAGLQDQFRKEG
- a CDS encoding cytochrome C, coding for MKTKIAVLAAAALLISAPAAFAFHSGGVAECEGCHSMHNSFEGSANVTGMAQYQSGPYLLKAQDQSGACLNCHNSADTTGSGYHISTANVTPNDSTRAVEGTPGGDFAWLKKTMVYSIRGAATTMDGDRHGHNIVAVDYGYSADKTLTAAPGGTYPAANLACSSCHDPHGKYRRFADGTKATTGLPIFASGSYTSSAAPISGVSAVGVYRLLAGKGYQPKSLSGSYAFVNDSPDAVAKSTYNGVSADLTAANSKDLVAYGQGMSEYCANCHTAMLENSYTSGMKGLVHPAGNAAKLTAAIAGNYNAYVSSGIMTGTVGYSALAPYEQGTNDYTALKAFVAAPTAASTSNNVLCLSCHRAHATGFESMARYNLSNEFMTVADAAGVALYDSSTTEGKINAGLSVQQQTDAYNGRPATVFGPYARNYCNKCHAKD